Proteins from a genomic interval of Paenibacillus sp. RC334:
- a CDS encoding PRC-barrel domain-containing protein has translation MKLQDMIGLAVFDVEDGKQIGKIQDFMVTADWKITGIELEGKGLFSSQVKMVAWDDIVAYGEDAIMIRNQQAVRKTEANDIQLTYLLGPGKLKDLSVLTEEGLMLGHISDVYFDQGMGNNIIGLEISDGFVSDIIEGRKWLPCTEEMSIGENAVMVPPLSEQRLEKAIYSVNG, from the coding sequence ATGAAGCTTCAGGATATGATCGGACTTGCCGTTTTCGACGTAGAGGACGGGAAGCAGATCGGTAAAATACAAGATTTTATGGTGACGGCTGATTGGAAAATTACAGGGATCGAGTTGGAGGGCAAAGGCCTTTTTTCATCTCAAGTGAAAATGGTGGCTTGGGATGACATCGTTGCTTATGGCGAAGATGCGATTATGATTCGCAATCAGCAAGCTGTCCGTAAAACGGAAGCCAACGATATTCAACTTACGTATTTGCTTGGACCCGGTAAATTGAAGGATTTATCCGTGCTTACAGAGGAAGGACTTATGCTCGGACACATTTCGGATGTTTATTTTGACCAGGGAATGGGCAATAACATAATAGGCTTGGAAATCAGCGATGGTTTTGTATCGGATATTATAGAAGGGCGGAAATGGCTGCCCTGCACCGAAGAAATGTCCATCGGGGAGAATGCCGTTATGGTGCCCCCGTTAAGCGAGCAGCGTTTGGAAAAAGCCATATATTCTGTTAATGGATAG
- a CDS encoding cysteine desulfurase family protein, producing MNRIYLDHAASTPMHPEVAQTMMDIMTGQFGNASSVHAFGRDAKRTVSAARDAVAASLGCKPEEIIFTSGGTESDNLALFGTATADGRTSGHIITTTIEHHAVLHACAELKKAGYEVTYVPVNSFGRVNPADIEAAIRPNTFLISMMYANNEVGVIQPIHEVGQIAGEHGIVFHVDAVQAYGHIQIDCQSLPVDLFSVSGHKINGPQGVGALYIRQGTRIQPLMHGGLQEKKRRAGTENVAGIAGLAKAATLANTSIEERWAHDMTLRQTLLKALEDTLGKDAFVINGDPEHSLPNVLNLSFPDIGTETMLMNLDMEGIAAASGSACTSGSLELSHVLQAMDLPEDVLNSAIRFSFGLGNTTEEMEYTAKKIETIWKRLRTRY from the coding sequence ATGAACAGAATTTATCTGGATCATGCCGCATCGACTCCTATGCATCCTGAGGTTGCGCAGACTATGATGGACATCATGACCGGCCAATTCGGTAACGCTTCAAGCGTTCATGCCTTTGGCCGGGATGCCAAGCGCACCGTCAGCGCTGCACGGGATGCCGTTGCGGCCTCTTTGGGCTGCAAGCCCGAAGAAATCATATTTACAAGCGGAGGGACAGAAAGCGATAATCTGGCCCTGTTCGGGACGGCTACGGCAGATGGCCGCACTTCCGGCCATATCATTACGACAACCATTGAGCATCATGCGGTGCTTCATGCTTGCGCTGAACTCAAAAAAGCGGGATATGAAGTGACCTATGTGCCAGTCAACAGCTTTGGGCGCGTCAATCCAGCCGATATAGAGGCTGCGATCCGGCCGAATACTTTTTTGATCAGCATGATGTATGCCAACAATGAGGTAGGCGTAATTCAGCCGATCCATGAAGTGGGACAGATTGCGGGAGAACATGGCATTGTATTCCATGTAGATGCGGTTCAAGCTTACGGTCATATACAGATAGACTGCCAGAGCCTTCCGGTTGATTTGTTTAGCGTATCCGGTCATAAGATTAACGGCCCGCAAGGCGTTGGAGCTTTGTATATCCGTCAGGGTACACGTATCCAACCTTTGATGCACGGGGGACTTCAGGAGAAGAAACGCCGTGCTGGTACGGAAAACGTTGCCGGGATTGCAGGTTTGGCTAAAGCAGCAACTCTTGCCAACACCTCTATAGAGGAACGCTGGGCGCACGATATGACTCTTCGTCAAACTCTGCTGAAAGCGCTGGAAGACACTTTGGGCAAAGACGCTTTTGTGATCAACGGCGATCCTGAGCATTCTTTACCGAATGTTCTGAATCTAAGCTTCCCGGATATCGGTACGGAGACCATGCTGATGAATCTGGATATGGAAGGAATTGCAGCGGCCAGCGGTTCAGCTTGTACTTCCGGGTCTTTGGAATTGTCGCATGTGTTGCAGGCGATGGATCTTCCTGAAGATGTTTTGAATTCAGCGATTCGCTTTAGCTTCGGTTTGGGTAATACTACGGAGGAAATGGAATACACGGCCAAGAAAATTGAAACCATATGGAAGCGGCTACGTACTAGGTACTAG
- a CDS encoding Rrf2 family transcriptional regulator: protein MKISTKGRYGLTIMMELAARFGEGPTSLKSIAEKNQLSEHYLEQLIAPLRNAGLVKSIRGAYGGYILAGEPAGVTAGDIIRVLEGPISPVDFTEEDDPAKRQLWLRIRDSIAEVLDSTTLKDLITYQEHDELDNYMFYI, encoded by the coding sequence TTGAAAATATCAACAAAAGGCCGCTACGGCCTGACGATTATGATGGAACTTGCAGCCAGGTTTGGCGAAGGCCCGACGTCTTTGAAAAGTATAGCCGAGAAAAATCAGCTCTCCGAGCATTATCTGGAGCAGCTTATTGCGCCTTTGCGCAATGCAGGTTTGGTAAAAAGTATCCGTGGTGCTTACGGCGGTTATATTCTGGCGGGTGAACCGGCAGGGGTAACGGCAGGAGACATTATTCGTGTATTGGAGGGTCCGATTTCTCCAGTAGATTTCACTGAAGAGGATGATCCGGCGAAGCGTCAGCTATGGCTACGGATTCGTGACAGTATTGCAGAAGTACTGGATTCCACTACGCTCAAGGACTTGATCACATACCAGGAACATGATGAATTGGATAACTACATGTTTTACATTTGA
- the mnmA gene encoding tRNA 2-thiouridine(34) synthase MnmA — MTMAKANHETRVVVGMSGGVDSSVTALLLKEQRYDVIGIFMKNWDDTDEFGRCTAEEDAEDVRRVCEQIDIPYYTVNFEKEYFDKVFSYFLDEYKAGRTPNPDVMCNREIKFGEFLNKALDLGADYVATGHYARVVEEDGRFTLLRGVDSNKDQTYFLNALSQKQLSRTMFPIGHLPKPEVRKIAEAAGLYTAKKKDSTGVCFIGERNFKEFLSGYLPAKGGDMVDIATGEVKGRHDGLMYYTLGQRQGLGIGGSGSGEPWFVADKDLERNILYVVQGDRHHSLYSTSLIATDVNWIEGADTRPSGEFRCAAKFRYRQPDQQVTLQWLEDGTVHVAFDVHQKAITPGQAVVFYDGERCLGGGTIDKVEKLQPETV; from the coding sequence ATGACCATGGCTAAAGCCAATCATGAAACCCGTGTCGTCGTCGGCATGTCCGGGGGCGTCGACTCATCCGTTACCGCGCTGCTACTGAAGGAGCAGCGCTATGACGTAATCGGCATCTTCATGAAAAACTGGGATGACACGGATGAATTTGGCCGTTGTACGGCTGAGGAGGATGCGGAGGATGTACGCCGTGTCTGTGAGCAGATCGACATTCCTTACTATACCGTCAATTTTGAAAAAGAATACTTCGATAAGGTATTCTCGTATTTTCTTGATGAATATAAGGCTGGACGTACTCCAAACCCGGATGTCATGTGCAACCGTGAAATTAAATTCGGCGAATTTCTCAATAAAGCGCTGGATTTGGGCGCGGATTATGTCGCTACAGGACATTACGCTCGGGTTGTGGAAGAAGACGGCCGTTTCACCTTGCTGCGGGGCGTGGACAGCAACAAGGATCAGACCTACTTCCTAAATGCATTGAGCCAAAAACAATTGTCTCGGACTATGTTCCCCATTGGTCATTTGCCGAAACCGGAGGTCCGCAAAATTGCGGAAGCCGCAGGATTGTATACGGCCAAGAAGAAGGACAGCACTGGCGTATGCTTCATCGGCGAGCGTAATTTCAAGGAGTTTTTGAGCGGGTATCTGCCTGCTAAAGGCGGAGACATGGTGGATATCGCTACAGGTGAAGTCAAAGGACGCCATGATGGTCTGATGTACTATACACTCGGCCAACGGCAAGGCTTGGGCATAGGCGGCTCCGGTTCAGGCGAACCGTGGTTCGTAGCCGACAAGGATCTGGAGCGGAACATTTTGTATGTGGTACAGGGCGACCGTCACCACAGCTTGTATTCCACCAGTCTAATTGCAACCGACGTGAACTGGATTGAAGGCGCGGATACGCGTCCGTCCGGCGAATTCCGTTGCGCAGCCAAGTTCCGTTATCGCCAGCCTGACCAGCAAGTGACTTTACAATGGCTTGAGGATGGAACCGTACACGTCGCATTCGACGTACATCAAAAAGCCATTACCCCTGGACAAGCCGTCGTATTTTACGATGGTGAACGGTGTCTGGGCGGCGGAACCATTGACAAGGTTGAAAAGCTCCAGCCTGAAACGGTTTAA
- a CDS encoding PPK2 family polyphosphate kinase has translation MSDSLGMLTPGKKVSLKEWNPKDTKDIKNKEEIQQETDQLKERFAELQSKLFTEKKHAVLFVFQGMDCSGKDGVIKQVFSNLNPAGVTVHSFKSPTAEELSHDFLWRAHSVTPGRGYIAAFNRSYYEDVLITRVHGQVSDKQAKRNIKHIKHFEQLLLDNGVKVVKIFLHISKQFQLEKLIDRIEKPHKNWKLDPSDLQERKFWKQYTQYYEDVLELSATKQAPWYVVPSDNRWYRDYTVLRIAVQTLEEMKLSDPEPRPELESLLPELYKERDKK, from the coding sequence ATGTCTGATTCATTAGGAATGCTGACACCGGGTAAAAAAGTTTCTTTAAAAGAATGGAACCCCAAGGATACGAAGGATATCAAAAATAAAGAAGAAATTCAGCAGGAAACAGATCAATTGAAGGAACGCTTCGCGGAACTACAAAGCAAATTATTTACGGAGAAAAAACATGCTGTTTTGTTTGTATTTCAGGGTATGGATTGCAGCGGAAAAGATGGCGTCATCAAGCAGGTATTTTCCAACCTCAATCCGGCGGGGGTGACTGTCCACAGTTTTAAATCACCTACAGCCGAAGAATTAAGTCACGACTTCCTGTGGCGTGCCCACAGCGTAACCCCGGGACGTGGATATATCGCGGCATTCAACCGCTCTTATTATGAGGATGTACTGATTACACGTGTTCACGGCCAGGTATCCGACAAGCAGGCCAAACGAAATATTAAACACATCAAACATTTTGAACAACTGCTGCTGGATAACGGTGTAAAGGTCGTCAAAATCTTTTTACATATTTCAAAGCAATTCCAGTTGGAAAAGCTGATCGACCGAATTGAAAAGCCGCATAAAAACTGGAAACTTGATCCAAGTGATTTGCAGGAACGTAAATTTTGGAAGCAATATACCCAATATTATGAGGACGTGCTGGAGCTAAGCGCAACCAAGCAGGCTCCGTGGTATGTCGTTCCTTCGGATAACCGTTGGTACAGGGATTATACTGTGCTGCGCATTGCCGTCCAAACGCTGGAGGAGATGAAGCTGTCCGATCCTGAACCAAGACCGGAACTGGAATCCCTTTTGCCTGAGCTGTATAAAGAACGGGATAAAAAATAG
- the crcB gene encoding fluoride efflux transporter CrcB, with product MIWWAAAGGMVGTLARYGLGMWVGKRFGTAFPWGTWIINISGSLLLGWLYGEFTQHNLSPALWMLLGTGFCGGYTTFSTFGYESLQLIERREYRRTAVYVLSSVVVGVTAAAAGYMIS from the coding sequence ATGATCTGGTGGGCGGCGGCAGGTGGAATGGTCGGTACATTGGCGAGATACGGGCTTGGCATGTGGGTTGGAAAAAGGTTTGGCACCGCATTTCCGTGGGGAACGTGGATCATTAACATCAGTGGTTCATTGCTGCTCGGCTGGCTGTACGGCGAATTTACGCAGCATAATCTGTCTCCTGCACTCTGGATGCTGCTGGGGACAGGCTTTTGTGGTGGCTATACCACCTTTTCAACATTCGGGTATGAATCTCTCCAACTGATCGAACGTAGAGAATATCGGCGTACGGCTGTCTATGTGCTGTCTTCCGTGGTGGTAGGAGTAACGGCGGCGGCGGCTGGATATATGATTAGTTGA
- a CDS encoding replication-associated recombination protein A: MDLFSYSQESTPSNRLLADRLRPTSLDEYIGQEHVVGPGKLLRRAIEADQVSSILLYGPPGCGKTTLAHIISQHTQGEFVRLNAVEASVKDVREVIDRAQTNKSMYGKKTILFLDEVHRFNSSRQDALLPAVEKGTIVFIGATTENPFHYVNGALLSRSTLFQLESLTQEHSLAAMRRALGDADKGLGYMQLQVDEAALDHIASMANGDIRRALNALELAALTTPPLADGTIHVTLEVAEESIRRPIVKADESTQYDVLSAFHKSIRGSSDAALFWFLYAVEKLGMNPMTFLRRLIAASSEDIGLANPQAMVQAVSALEAYRNNGWPEAKLNIAQAILFAVESPKSNAVYTAISRAMSAMDDIKSAEVPLHLRDAHYKGSEKLGHVGYQYPHNYPNHYVKQQYLPDLIADRTFYQATEQGNESKIRQNQQWRDSQS, from the coding sequence ATGGACTTATTTTCATATTCCCAAGAGTCGACGCCAAGCAATCGGTTGCTTGCTGACCGACTGCGTCCGACTTCGCTGGACGAATATATTGGACAGGAGCATGTCGTCGGTCCGGGCAAGCTACTGCGAAGAGCTATAGAGGCAGACCAGGTTTCTTCCATCCTCCTGTACGGGCCGCCGGGATGTGGCAAGACGACGCTGGCGCATATTATTTCACAACACACGCAAGGCGAATTTGTCCGCCTGAATGCAGTGGAAGCGTCAGTGAAGGACGTGAGGGAAGTCATTGACCGTGCACAAACGAATAAATCGATGTACGGCAAAAAGACGATCCTGTTTCTCGATGAGGTACATCGTTTCAACAGCTCGCGCCAGGATGCACTGCTGCCTGCGGTGGAAAAGGGTACGATCGTGTTTATCGGCGCCACAACCGAAAACCCCTTTCACTATGTAAACGGCGCCTTGCTAAGCCGTTCTACGTTATTTCAGCTCGAATCGCTGACGCAGGAGCATTCGCTGGCAGCCATGCGCCGTGCCTTGGGTGATGCGGACAAGGGGCTCGGCTATATGCAGCTTCAGGTGGACGAAGCTGCGCTGGATCACATCGCGTCCATGGCGAACGGCGATATCCGTCGCGCCTTGAACGCGCTGGAACTGGCGGCGCTCACGACGCCTCCGCTGGCAGACGGCACGATTCACGTGACGCTGGAAGTCGCGGAGGAATCCATTCGCCGCCCGATTGTCAAGGCAGACGAGTCCACGCAGTATGACGTGCTGTCCGCCTTTCACAAAAGCATTCGCGGCTCCAGCGACGCGGCGCTGTTCTGGTTTCTGTACGCTGTGGAGAAGCTCGGCATGAACCCGATGACCTTTCTCCGCCGTCTTATCGCAGCGAGCAGCGAGGATATTGGCCTGGCAAATCCGCAGGCGATGGTGCAGGCAGTGAGTGCGCTTGAAGCCTATCGCAATAACGGCTGGCCGGAGGCCAAGCTGAACATCGCGCAGGCTATTTTATTCGCCGTGGAGAGTCCGAAATCGAATGCTGTATATACGGCGATTTCACGGGCCATGTCGGCTATGGACGACATCAAATCTGCTGAGGTGCCGCTGCATTTGCGAGATGCACATTACAAAGGCTCGGAGAAGCTCGGTCATGTCGGTTATCAATATCCGCACAATTATCCGAACCATTATGTGAAACAGCAATATTTGCCTGATTTGATAGCAGACCGGACCTTTTACCAGGCTACAGAGCAGGGGAATGAGTCGAAAATCAGACAAAACCAGCAGTGGCGGGATTCACAGTCGTAA